The following DNA comes from Tumebacillus amylolyticus.
TACGAGTATGCCCGCAAACTGATCAGACAGTTTGACGTGCGCACCCCGAGTGAATTTACACCGGCTCGTGCACTGTCCGGCGGGAACCAGCAGAAGGGGATCATCGCCCGCGAGGTCGATCGCAACCCGGACCTGCTGATCGCAGCGCAACCGACTCGCGGTTTGGACGTCGGTGCCATCGAGTTCATTCACAAAAAACTGGTCGAGCAGCGCGACGCGGGCAAAGCGGTGTTGCTGATCTCGCTGGAATTAGACGAGATCCTCAATGTCAGTGACCGCATCGCCGTTATCTATGAAGGCCAAATCGTCGGGATCGTCCAACCGGAAGAGACCGACCATGACCAGCTCGGCCTCCTCATGGCCGGCGGCGGCAAAGGAGGGAAGTAACCATGATCTCCTCGATGCAAACTTCGCGTTGGAACGCGATCCTCGTCCCGGTATTGGCGGTCATCCTAGGCCTTATCGTGGGCGGGTTGCTGATGCTGCTCATGGGGTATAACCCGATTGTCGGCTTCGGCTCTGTCTTCCAAGGGATTTTTGGCAACATGTATTTCATCGGCGAGACCTTGCGCGCCGTAACCCCGCTGATCTTTGCAGGTCTTGCGGTCGCGTTTGCGTTCCGTACCGGCCTGTTCAACATCGGGGTCGAAGGCCAATTCATCGTCGGTCAATTGGCGGCAGCGTGGGTCGGAGCATTTTGGACCCTGCCCACAGGTTTGCATGCAGCCGTGGCGATTCTCGTCGCCATGATCGCAGCAGGCCTCTATGCCGGGATCGCCGGCTGGCTCAAAGCAAGACTTGGCGTTCATGAAGTCATTACGACGATTATGTTGAACTACATCGCGCTGTTCGGGGCAAACTGGACGATTCGCACGTACTTGATCGGTGCGTCGGAGCGTTCCAAAGACATCCTGCCCTCGGCGTCGTTGCAAGCCCAGTGGTTGTCCGACCTGTTTGAAGGCGCACGGATCAACTGGGGTCTGTTGCTGGCGCTGGCGTTCTCGCTGATTTGCTATTGGTTGCTCATGAAGACCACGACCGGTTATGAACTGCGCGCCGTGGGCTTCAACCCGCACGCATCGGAGTATGCGGGGATGAACGTCTCGAAAAACATCTTCCGTGCGATGCTCATCTCGGGTGTACTGGCCGGCATTGGCGGCGCGACCGACGTGTTGGGCGTCAACGGCAACATGGCGATCTCGGCCGGATTCACCGGCATCGGGTTTGACGGGATCGCGGTGGCGTTGATCGGCAACAACAACCCGTTCGGTGTCATCTTCGGCGCGTTGCTGTTCGGCGGCCTCTCGTTCGGGGCTGACAACATGCAACGGGTAGAAGGAATCCCGACGGAATCGATCCAGATCGTCATCTCGATCGTCATCTACTTCGTCGCCGCAGCGACCATCGTCAATTGGTTCCTCGGCAAGCTCCGTCGTCGTCAGGGGGTATCGCAGAAATGAATTTCACCGATATGCTGATCACCATACTCAACGGCACGATCATTTTTTCCACGCCGTTGATCCTGGCGGCGCTCGGCGGCGTCATCAACGAGCGTGCCGGCATCGTCAACATCGGCTTAGAGGGTCTGATGACCATCGGGGCGTTCGCCGCAGCGGTCGTTACGATCTGGACAGGCGAGACCTTGGGTCTGCCGGGCTGGATGGCTCCGTACTTAGGCATTATCGCCGCGATGATCGCCGGGATGGTTTTCGCCGTCCCGCACGCCGTTGCTTCTATTGACTTGAAAGCTGACCAAGTCGTCTCGGGTGTCGCGTTGAACTTCTTCGCAGCCGGTTTTGCTCTCTTCATGGTCAAAAAGCTCTTCGAAGGAGCCGGTCAGACCACGACGGTTCAGAACGTGTTCACGAAAGTCAACATCCCGTTCCTGAGCGACATCCCGGTCATCGGGCCGGGTCTTCTCAAGATCTACCCGACCTCGTATCTTGCGTTTATCCTCGTCGGTCTCGCGTACTGGATGCTCTACAAGACGCCGTTCGGTCTGCGTCTGCGAGCGGTCGGCGAACATCCGCGTGCAGCGGATACCGTCGGGGTCAACGTGCGCAAAGTCCGTTACCTTGCCGTGATCCTGTCCGGCGGTCTAGCGGGCATCGGCGGCGGGACGCTGTCGATTGCGATCTCGTCGAACTTCCAGCACTCGACCGTTTCCGGTCACGGCTTCATGGCGCTGGCGGCGATGATCTTCGGCAAGTGGCATCCGGCCGGCGCGATGGGCGCAGCGCTGTTCTTTGGCCTTGCGACCGCACTTGCGGTCTCCGGGCAAGTTCTCGGCCTCACCGCGTATGTACCCAGTGAGTTCTTGAACGCACTTCCGTACCTGTTGACCATACTCGCACTCGCGGGTGTCGTCGGCCGTGCCGAAGCACCGGCAGCCTCGGGCAAGCCTTATGAAAAGGGCAGCCGTTAATTCCACAAGTCTTGAAAAAGTAAAAGAGTCCCGTTTTCGGGGCTCTTTTTTATTAACCGTCATTAAGTTCTCCCTATACACCTTTTAGTCTCGATGGTATAATTTTCACTGACAGCTTGTCATCTGAGGACTCCGATTGGTTTTGGGGGAGGGGAAGCGTATGATCATTCAAGAACGAAAAGTATATGTCACTCGCTTGCAGTCGGGAGCTGTCTTGTCACGGGATGTGTACAACGACCGAGGGCAACTTGTTCTGCCGAGTGGAACGGAGCTGACCACGTCGCAGATCGTGCGGTTGAAGCAGATGGCGACGATTGAAGTTTGGGTGGTGGAGTATATGGTGGGCCCGGCGGCACCGCTTGAGTCGCAGATTCCGGCGGCTCCGACGCACGTCAGCACACAGCCCAAACCCACACTGATGGATTGTTACAACAGCATGATCGGCTGCATGGAAACCCTGTTCCAAGAAGCGCAGATCTACGGGCGGGTCAACTTGGACAACACCAAGAACTTACTGCGCAACTTGGCGGACAGCATGGCGCAGGAGACGAATTTTTTGCATTTGGTGATCAACTTGCGCACCTTGGACGAGTACACGTTCCAACATTCGGTCGGGGTCGGCTTATTAAGCAAACAGATCGGGGAGTGGATGGGCCTAAGCGAGAGTGAGTGTGAAGAACTCCTGCTCGCGGGCACGGTGCATGACATTGGGAAGTGCCGCATCGACCCCGCGATTCTGCAGAAACCGTCCCGTTTGACGGAGGAGGAGTACGAGATTGTCAAACACCACGCCTTTTATGGCTACGAGATCCTCCGCAACTCCGGCGTGAACGTGCGCATCGCAGCGGCGGCGCATGAGCATCATGAACGAAGCGACGGGAGCGGGTATCCCCGCGGTTTGAGCCATGACCAGATCGCTCCGATCGCGCGCATCGTCGCCGTGGCTGACGTATTCAACGCGATGACGTCGCGCCGTGTGTACAAGGACGCTCTGAGCTACTACCGCGTGCTCGACGAGGTTCAACAGGACGCATTCGGGGCCCTCGACCCGCAAATCGTCCAACTGTTCGTACGAAAAATGACCTCGTTCTTCGTCGGCAACGAAGTCGTCCTCAACGACGGAACGGTAGGAACCGTCGTGCTCGTGCCCCCGGACCGCCCTACACGGCCCCTGTTGCGCACGGAGAACGGGTTTATTGACCTGCTGCAACAATCCAACTTGTATATCGAAGAAGTGAGAGCGATCTAGAGTCGCTCTCTTTTTTTATGATATACTGGTGGAGAATGGCAACGATAGGAGGACAACATCCCAATGGCATCGCAAAACGCGCTGGAGCGCCTGTTCAAGGAACAGAAGTTAACGGTACAAAAAGTTTCCGAACTGACCGGCGTCTCTTCGCTCGCCCTTGAATACATGGTCGAGAACAATACGCAGCCCAAACCCCACGTCGCACAAAAAGTGGCCAAGGTGCTGAACGTCTCGGTCGATCAGATTTGGCCGAAGACCGCGAAGTAATTTCAATTTATTTCTTGCGTAAAAACCCCTGCTCCCGCTCATGCTAACCACAATTGCCATCCACCGAAGGAGGTGTTGGGGTGAGGTCGGACAGTCAAAAGATGATCAACCTGTACGAACTTCCCGTCTCTGAAGTCAAGCAGTTGGTTGACGTGCTGACGAACGACTTGAAGGAATACGAGCAACTCGACGCCGACTTCGGTCCTGGTACAGAATCGACGATCAAACGATTCGTCGAGGAATTGGCCCGACATTTGGAATCATAGAAAGGGGGGTCCGTTGTGCCGCCTGCACTGTGGTTTTTGGCGCATTGGATCTGGATTGCCACGATTGTGGCTGCCGTCGGGATGATCGCGTATCTGGTGATGTACCGTAGGCAGAAGCAGAAGTAGGAGAGCGAAGGGAACCGAAAAGCGCAAGGAAAAAGCCACCGAGAAATCTCGGTGGCTTTTTTCACATAGCGGTCACGGCTTGCGCTTGTTGATCCGGCCAATCATCGCTTGGTAGTACCCGATGCCATACTCGCGGGTCTCACGAAGCAGCGCGCGCACGATCGGCTCATGTCCGCCGCGCATCAACGTCTCGATGATCGTCTGGGTTGTAAACGATTCGCTCATGCTCTCTTGGACATCCGGGTCATGCTCCAAATCCTCCAGCCATTCGTCACTGTAGTGCGGGCCGAGTCGCTCTTGGTACGCTTTGCGGTACAGGTCTTTGACCGTGAAGGGGACCTCCAAGGCTTTTAAATAGAAGTCCAACTGATACAAGGCTTGATCCGGCGTGTATTCGTAACGTTTTCGATGGTTCTGAGCCATTCGACTACACTCCCTTCATGGCCAGCGATTCTAGATATACATATTCAAAGATGGCGGCACACTTGCGTCTATTTCCATCTTCGCTTTTTCTTGAAAAACTCCTGCAGGTCGCCGGGTAGAACTTCAAGGAAGGATAGGACAAAAGTAATAGAGGTCAGGGAGCCCGGGTTTGGTGCTGCTCGCGTCACGCGAATCGTAAAATTTATGATTTAGGCGTCGTTTTAGTTCTTTCAAAATAAAGAATACTCTAAATTGTGTCGATTTCCTCTTTACATGCGATAAAGTACCTTTCGTGAACTGTATATGTAATAACCTGTAAAATTTTACGGTCAGGCTTCAAAAAAATCGCATTGTGAGAGTATTTGTTCCTATATACAATAAATTCACAACCCGGTGTTAAACGTGAATTACCTATAGTGGCGTTGTGTTCACGGGTTGGATTCACGACCGGGACTTAAGTCTTAGGTACCTACACAGAGAAAGGGAGGACTCAAACCAATGGCAAAACGTTTTCAAAAAGCTCTGATCCCGACTGCATTGGCTGTGCTGAGCCTTGCATTCGCACCTGTTCAAGGCGCAATGGCGCAAGCTCCTGTCAAAGTCAAGATGAACGGGCAAGAGGCGAACTCCGCCAAACACGGCACCCTGCTCGGTCACAAAGCAGGCAATGAGAAAGTCTCGATCACACTGTCTCTGAAGTTGCAACACGCGGATCAAATCGACGGATTCATCGCGGATCTGTACGATCCGGCATCTCCGAACTACAAGAAATTCCTCACATCTGATCAATGGGCAAGCAAATTCGGCCCGGCACAATCGGATGTTGACAGCGTGGTTTCCTACGTGAAATCCAACGGACTGACGGTTTCCGACATGTCCAAAGACCAACAGTTCATCACCGTTGAAGGCAAGGCTTCGCAAATCGAATCCGCTTTCGGCGTAACCTTGAACAACTACAAGAACGCGAAGGGTGAAACCTACTTCGCAAACAGCGATGCTCCGGTGGTTCCGTCGGCGATCGCGAACGCACTGCTGGGCGTACACGGTCTGTCCAGCGAAGCGGTTGCTCACCGCAACGCAACGCAAAAACCGACCACTTCGAACGCTCCGTACGTCGCGGGCAAACCGAACCTCTTGCAACCGAACGTAGGCTCCGGCCCGACGGGCGGCTACACCCCGACTGAACTGCGCAACGCGTATGACATCTCCCCGGTCATCTCCGCAGGTTACAACGGGACAGGTCAAACGGTCGCTCTGTTCGAACTGGACGGCTACGTGCAATCGAACATCACCACGTACGTGAACAACTACGGCCTCGGCTCTCCGACCCCGTCCAAAGTGCTGGTTGACGGCTACAACGGTGCTGCGGGCAGCGGCCAAGGCGAAGTTGAACTCGACATCGAAGTCGTGAACGCAATCGCTCCGAAAGCGAACACGATCGTCTACGAAGGCCCGAACACCGACGCAGGCGTACTCGACACCT
Coding sequences within:
- a CDS encoding ABC transporter permease, which codes for MQTSRWNAILVPVLAVILGLIVGGLLMLLMGYNPIVGFGSVFQGIFGNMYFIGETLRAVTPLIFAGLAVAFAFRTGLFNIGVEGQFIVGQLAAAWVGAFWTLPTGLHAAVAILVAMIAAGLYAGIAGWLKARLGVHEVITTIMLNYIALFGANWTIRTYLIGASERSKDILPSASLQAQWLSDLFEGARINWGLLLALAFSLICYWLLMKTTTGYELRAVGFNPHASEYAGMNVSKNIFRAMLISGVLAGIGGATDVLGVNGNMAISAGFTGIGFDGIAVALIGNNNPFGVIFGALLFGGLSFGADNMQRVEGIPTESIQIVISIVIYFVAAATIVNWFLGKLRRRQGVSQK
- a CDS encoding ABC transporter permease translates to MNFTDMLITILNGTIIFSTPLILAALGGVINERAGIVNIGLEGLMTIGAFAAAVVTIWTGETLGLPGWMAPYLGIIAAMIAGMVFAVPHAVASIDLKADQVVSGVALNFFAAGFALFMVKKLFEGAGQTTTVQNVFTKVNIPFLSDIPVIGPGLLKIYPTSYLAFILVGLAYWMLYKTPFGLRLRAVGEHPRAADTVGVNVRKVRYLAVILSGGLAGIGGGTLSIAISSNFQHSTVSGHGFMALAAMIFGKWHPAGAMGAALFFGLATALAVSGQVLGLTAYVPSEFLNALPYLLTILALAGVVGRAEAPAASGKPYEKGSR
- a CDS encoding HD-GYP domain-containing protein, translating into MIIQERKVYVTRLQSGAVLSRDVYNDRGQLVLPSGTELTTSQIVRLKQMATIEVWVVEYMVGPAAPLESQIPAAPTHVSTQPKPTLMDCYNSMIGCMETLFQEAQIYGRVNLDNTKNLLRNLADSMAQETNFLHLVINLRTLDEYTFQHSVGVGLLSKQIGEWMGLSESECEELLLAGTVHDIGKCRIDPAILQKPSRLTEEEYEIVKHHAFYGYEILRNSGVNVRIAAAAHEHHERSDGSGYPRGLSHDQIAPIARIVAVADVFNAMTSRRVYKDALSYYRVLDEVQQDAFGALDPQIVQLFVRKMTSFFVGNEVVLNDGTVGTVVLVPPDRPTRPLLRTENGFIDLLQQSNLYIEEVRAI
- a CDS encoding helix-turn-helix domain-containing protein translates to MASQNALERLFKEQKLTVQKVSELTGVSSLALEYMVENNTQPKPHVAQKVAKVLNVSVDQIWPKTAK